A portion of the Saccharomyces paradoxus chromosome XV, complete sequence genome contains these proteins:
- the RPS15 gene encoding 40S ribosomal protein uS19 (Protein component of the small (40S) ribosomal subunit~similar to YOL040C), translated as MSQAVNTKKRVFKTHSYRGVDLEKLLEMSTEDFVKLAPARVRRRFARGMTSKPAGFMKKLRAAKLAAPENEKPAPVRTHMRNMIVVPEMIGSVVGIYNGKAFNQVEIRPEMLGHYLGEFSITYTPVRHGRAGATTSRFVPLK; from the coding sequence ATGTCTCAAGCTGTTAATACCAAGAAGAGAGTTTTTAAGACCCACTCTTACAGAGGTGTcgatttggaaaaattgttgGAAATGTCCACTGAAGATTTCGTCAAGTTGGCCCCAGCTAGAgttagaagaagatttgcCCGTGGTATGACTTCCAAGCCAGCCGGTTTCATGAAAAAGTTGAGAGCTGCTAAATTAGCTGCCccagaaaatgaaaagccAGCTCCAGTCAGAACCCACATGAGAAACATGATTGTTGTTCCAGAAATGATCGGTTCTGTCGTCGGTATCTACAACGGTAAGGCTTTCAACCAAGTTGAAATCAGACCAGAAATGTTGGGCCACTATTTGGGTGAATTCTCCATCACTTACACCCCAGTCAGACATGGTAGAGCCGGTGCTACTACTTCCCGTTTCGTTCCATTGAAATAA
- the RPP2A gene encoding ribosomal protein P2 alpha (Ribosomal protein P2 alpha~similar to YOL039W), translated as MKYLAAYLLLNAAGNTPDATKIKAILESVGIEIEDEKVSSVLSALEGKSVDELVAEGNEKLAAVPAAGPASAGGAAAASGDAAAEEEKEEEAAEESDDDMGFGLFD; from the coding sequence atgaagtaCTTAGCTGCTTACCTATTATTGAACGCTGCTGGTAACACCCCAGATGCCACCAAGATTAAGGCTATTTTGGAATCCGTCGGTATCGAAATCGAAGACGAAAAGGTCTCCTCTGTCTTGTCCGCTTTGGAAGGTAAGTCTGTTGACGAATTAGTTGCTGAAGGTAACGAAAAGTTGGCTGCTGTTCCTGCTGCTGGTCCAGCCTCTGCTGGTGGTGCTGCTGCTGCCTCTGGTGATGCTGctgctgaagaagaaaaggaagaagaagccGCTGAAGAATCAGATGACGACATGGGTTTCGGTTTATTCGATTAA